The Diorhabda sublineata isolate icDioSubl1.1 chromosome 6, icDioSubl1.1, whole genome shotgun sequence genome includes a window with the following:
- the LOC130445417 gene encoding uncharacterized protein LOC130445417 → MFADKTNKNEILEFKKTIHSLNKLYVNYGFAIQDLEQSLKTTSYSNVFLITFIVAIATCICWDGGYFITIVNYVFGVRCILPNNYFIWEATRPISNCNFCKNVTKPIILSNVTRETFLPYSYSSKPIVIKGAFLNWPAMQVFSLEYFQNLYNNTEGSIKSVTEECQFLHFKSDFISVRDVFLMSENRSKNQPNEKSWYVGWGNCHPTILEEMRKHYPKPHFLPEDSEIPSKEYVFMGYDDGATLHLDFINRLMWQAQLKGKKYWNLQPPPECEKLCNTVSFYAEPGDAVLVDTRVWYHATTIKPGDFSISVQSEYG, encoded by the exons ATGTTTGCTgataaaacgaataaaaatgaaattttagaattcaAAAAAACAATCCATAGTCTCAACAAGCTGTATGTAAATTATGGATTTGCAATACAAGACTTGGAACAATCTCTTAAAACCACTTCGtattctaatgtttttttaataactttcaTTGTTGCAATAGCAACATGTATTTGTTGGGATGGAGgatattttattacaatcgtTAATTATGTTTTTGGAGTGAGATGTATATTACCCAACAATTACTTTATATGGGAAGCTACTAGACCTATATCTAATtgcaatttttgtaaaaacgTTACAAAACCGATTATACTATCGAACGTAACAAGAGAAACGTTTTTGCCATACAGTTATAGTTCAAAACCTATTGTGATAAAAGGAGCTTTCTTAAATTGGCCTGCCATGCAAGTATTTTcgttagaatattttcaaaacttgtaCAATAACACTGAGGGTTCGATCAAGAGCGTTACCGAGGAATGCCAATTTCTACACTTCAAGTCTGATTTCATATCTGTTAGAGATGTGTTTTTGATGAGTGAAAATCGATCTAAAAATCAACCAAACGAGAAATCTTGGTATGTTGGGTG GGGAAATTGTCATCCAACTATTTTAGAAGAAATGCGCAAGCATTATCCAAAACCACATTTTTTACCAGAAGACAGTGAAATACCATCAAAAGAATATGTATTTATGGGATATGATGACGGCGCAACTTTACAT CTCGATTTTATCAATCGGTTGATGTGGCAAGCtcaattaaaaggaaaaaaatactgGAATCTACAACCGCCTCCAGAAtgtgaaaaattatgtaatacTGTATCTTTCTATGCCGAACCTGGAGATGCAG ttttagttGATACGAGGGTTTGGTATCATGCGACTACAATCAAACCCGGAGATTTCAGCATTTCTGTACAATCGGAGTATGGATAG